CATCCTACAGAAACCCCATTAGGATAACGAAGATCGATATAGTCTACTTGTTTGTCTTTTATTTTTTGTAATAAAGGATAAATTTCAAAAAATCTATTTAAACGTTCTGATAAATTGTTTTTACCTAATTCTATTCTAATATTATTGTTTAAAACAATTTGCCATGCATATCTCGATGATATTGTAAATGATTTTAATTTTAAATTATGTTTTAAAAAAATTTTAGATAAAAAATTATATTTTAATAAAACATTTTTTTGAGTTCCAATTGGACCATAAAGTAAAACATAATTTTCTTTATTAGTTTTAATATTTGGTATTTTAAATATTTGTCCATTTTCGTCTATCATATTTTGATTATTCCATTTAGCAAATGGAACATATTCAATAATATTAATTTTTAATTTATTAGGCCATTCTTTTCGTACTGTTGTTTGTTTTATCCATGGAATTAAAACAATTTTATCTTTAATATTATTAAGATTTATATTCATAAAGGTTTTTTGATGTTTTAATGATAAAACTATTTTTTTTATATCATCATTTTTTGTATAATGAAAATTACCAGTTAATAATAATTTTGATATAATAAGACAATTTATATCTTTCATTAATATTTTATATACACAAGTAAAAAAACAAAAAGTTATTAATATTAAAAAACTATAAAATATTCCACATAAAATTTTATAAAAATTTTTTTTGTTTTTATTTCGAGATTTTCGGTTTATTAAATCTTGGTGTAGCATGTAAAGTAGCCAGTTTTAAAATATATAAAACTAATTGAGAAAAACTTAAACCAGCTTGACGAGCAGCTATTGGTACTAAACTATGATTTGTCATTCCTGGTGAAGTATTTATTTCCAATAAATAAAATTCTTCATTATCGTCTTGTAATATATCTATTCTGGCACAACCAGAACAACCTATAGTTTTATAGGCATTCATTGCAAGATTTGTTAATTTTTTATCTAATATTTCTGTTAAACCACTAGGACAAAAATATTTAGTTTTATTACTTTTATATTTTGCATTATAATCAAAAAAATTATTTTGTGTTTCAATACGAATTGAAGGTAAAATAATATCATTTAATATTGCAACAGTATATTCAGGACCACATAACCATTTTTCAATTAATAATGTATTATCAAAATAAAAAGCTTTTTCAAAAGTTGGGATTAATGAATTCATATTATTTATTTTAATTGCTCCTATACTTGAACCTCCAGTATTTGGTTTTATGACTATTGGTAAACCTATAAAATTTATATGTTCAAAAAATTTTGTTAAAGGTATTGTTTTATATTCATTTTTTGTTATAACAAAAAATGGAGCTGTATTAAGCCCAGCACCTTTCCATATTTGTTTACATTTTAATTTATTCATACCAATAGCTGATGATATAACATTGCTTCCTGTATAAGGAATTTTAAGAATTTCTAACATTCCTTGAATTGTGCCATCTTCACCTTCTTTTCCATGAAGAGCAATAAATACTTTATTAAAACCTTTGCGTTTAAGGGTTATTAAAGGAAAATATTTAGTATCAATAGGATATGCATTTATTCCTATTTCATGAAGAGTTTTTAATATTGAATTACCTGATTTAATTGATATTTTACGTTCTGCAGATGTTCCTCCAAATAAAACAGCAATTTTTTCTATCATATTAATATTCCTAATTAATTGATGTATATAATTTAGTTTTTAATAAAATTTTAACTATTTTATCAATATCCCCGGCTCCTTGAATTATTATTAAATCATTTTCTTTAATAATTTTTGATAAAAAACAAGGAATTTGTTTAGGATTTGATATATAGATAGGATCTATTTGCTTACGATTACGAATTGTTTTACATAAAGATGAACTATCAATACCTTGAATTTGTTTTTCACCTGCAGAATAAATATCTAGTATTAATAACACATCTACATGTTCTAATACATTAACAAAATTATCATATAAATCACGAGTTCTTGTATATCTATGAGGTTGAAAAATCATTATAATACGTTTATTAGGCCATGATGTTCTTGCTGTTGTAATTGTTGCTTTTATTTCGGTTGGATGATGACCATAATCATCTAATAAAGTTATCTCTTTTTTTTTATTATTTATATTATTTATTAAGTAATATTTAAAAAAATCAAAACGACGTTTTGTTCCACAAAATTTTATTAATGAAGATAAAATATGATTATCATTAATTCCATCTTCTATTGCAACAGCAATAGCCGCTGTTGCATTTAACGCATTATGTACACCTGGAATATTTAAAACAATGGTTAGTTCTGGTAAGTTTTTTCGTTTGATAGAAAAAAAACATTGTTTTTCTTTTTGTTTATATTTAATTATACGTAAATCTGCATCACAACTAAATCCATAAGTAATTACATATCTATTGATTTTTGGTAATATTTTTCTGATTATTGGATCATCAATACACATTATTACACGTCCATAAAATGGTAAATTATGTAAAAAATTAATAAACGTATTAATTAATTTATTGAAATTTCCATGGTATGTATCCATATGATCTGATTCAATATTAGTAACTACTGCAACTAATGGTCTTAAATGTAATAATGATGCGTCACTTTCATCTGCTTCAGTAATAAAATAATTACTATTTCCAAGACGAGCATAAATTTCTTCTGTTTTTGTTAAACAACCATTAATAAATGTTGGATCTAAATTAGCTTGCATATAAATTTCTGAAATCATTGCTGTTGTTGTGCTTTTTCCATGAGTTCCTGCAATAGCTATACCATGGCGATAACGCATTAATTCGTTTAACATTTCCGCTCTAGAAATTAAAGGAATTCCTAATTTTTTTGCGTTTTTTATTTCTGGATTATTATTTAAAATAGCAGCAGAAAAAACAACTGCATTAGCATTTTTTATATTTTCAGCATTATGTTTAAAATAAATAGTAGCTCCTAATTTAATTAATGTTTTAGTAACTGCATTTTTTATTAAATCAGACCCACTTATATCATATCCTTCATTTAATAAAATTTTAGCAATACCACCCATACCTACTCCACCTATTCCGATAAAATGGATATGTTTTATTTTTTTCATTTTTTTATTATTATTTTTTTGATTTTTATTATTTGTTTTTATATTTATTTTATTATTTATAATTTTATATAAAAATAAATAAATATTTATATAATTTGTTTATTAGCTATTTTGCAAATTATTTTTGAAATATTATTTGTAGCATTATTAATTGCACAATTATGAGCATTTTTTGCCATTAATAATAATTTTTTTCTATCTAATATATTTAATAATTTTGCAACAGCATCAGATGTGAATAATTGTTGATGCAAAATTTTTGCTGCTCCAGCTTTTTCTAAAGGTATAGCATTCCAATATTGTTGATGATCTTTATGTGGATATGGGATAAAAATAGCAGGTAACCCAACAGACGCAATTTCACTAACAGTTAATGCTCCAGATCTACAAATAACAATATCTGCTCAAGCATAAGCTTGATCTATATTTTCAATAAATTCAATAATTTTATATTTAAAATTATTAGAATTTTGATTTTTATACAAAATTTTCGTTTTTTCTTTATTTCCTTTTCCAGATTGATGTAAAATAATTAATTGTTTTTTT
This Candidatus Providencia siddallii DNA region includes the following protein-coding sequences:
- a CDS encoding cell division protein FtsQ/DivIB, giving the protein MKDINCLIISKLLLTGNFHYTKNDDIKKIVLSLKHQKTFMNINLNNIKDKIVLIPWIKQTTVRKEWPNKLKINIIEYVPFAKWNNQNMIDENGQIFKIPNIKTNKENYVLLYGPIGTQKNVLLKYNFLSKIFLKHNLKLKSFTISSRYAWQIVLNNNIRIELGKNNLSERLNRFFEIYPLLQKIKDKQVDYIDLRYPNGVSVGWRFIWSESSSFNKNININFSWV
- a CDS encoding D-alanine--D-alanine ligase gives rise to the protein MIEKIAVLFGGTSAERKISIKSGNSILKTLHEIGINAYPIDTKYFPLITLKRKGFNKVFIALHGKEGEDGTIQGMLEILKIPYTGSNVISSAIGMNKLKCKQIWKGAGLNTAPFFVITKNEYKTIPLTKFFEHINFIGLPIVIKPNTGGSSIGAIKINNMNSLIPTFEKAFYFDNTLLIEKWLCGPEYTVAILNDIILPSIRIETQNNFFDYNAKYKSNKTKYFCPSGLTEILDKKLTNLAMNAYKTIGCSGCARIDILQDDNEEFYLLEINTSPGMTNHSLVPIAARQAGLSFSQLVLYILKLATLHATPRFNKPKISK
- the murC gene encoding UDP-N-acetylmuramate--L-alanine ligase; this translates as MKKIKHIHFIGIGGVGMGGIAKILLNEGYDISGSDLIKNAVTKTLIKLGATIYFKHNAENIKNANAVVFSAAILNNNPEIKNAKKLGIPLISRAEMLNELMRYRHGIAIAGTHGKSTTTAMISEIYMQANLDPTFINGCLTKTEEIYARLGNSNYFITEADESDASLLHLRPLVAVVTNIESDHMDTYHGNFNKLINTFINFLHNLPFYGRVIMCIDDPIIRKILPKINRYVITYGFSCDADLRIIKYKQKEKQCFFSIKRKNLPELTIVLNIPGVHNALNATAAIAVAIEDGINDNHILSSLIKFCGTKRRFDFFKYYLINNINNKKKEITLLDDYGHHPTEIKATITTARTSWPNKRIIMIFQPHRYTRTRDLYDNFVNVLEHVDVLLILDIYSAGEKQIQGIDSSSLCKTIRNRKQIDPIYISNPKQIPCFLSKIIKENDLIIIQGAGDIDKIVKILLKTKLYTSIN